One Chitinispirillum alkaliphilum DNA window includes the following coding sequences:
- a CDS encoding Small-conductance mechanosensitive channel, with protein sequence MSNFDFTIPEYLLPLAVLFLSAILLHYLFLKYLLRLVKMAGERKSARLSKIIVRRKVVNRAIHLIPATILSFGLPLIFERSTEVYINITKILSLYYIIAGYGIYEALLNVIKDIYEKYEVSKRISISGFLQAFKIIGFLLTVVFAISQLAGKSPVYFLSGLGAFTAILLLVFKDSILGLVAGVQLTTMDLVRKGDWIEMPKHGADGDVTDISLTTIRVRNFDRTVTSIPAYELVSSSFKNWRAMSEGGGRRIMRSINIDLNTIRFLTEEDLEGFRKIKLLKPYLSKKMSEIQEFNQIDCCDSDLSSLANGRRLTNIGTFRAYCTEYLRNNSGIHQELIQMVRQLQPGPQGLPLQIYVFTNNTDWKVFESIQSDIFDHFLAILPEFDLRSFQSVTGADLLRTSDNGSALRAAAATQFDRT encoded by the coding sequence CGAAAGAAAATCTGCACGTCTGAGCAAAATCATTGTAAGAAGAAAAGTCGTAAACAGGGCCATACACCTTATCCCCGCAACAATTCTTAGTTTCGGGTTGCCTCTGATTTTTGAGAGATCAACCGAAGTGTATATAAATATCACCAAAATCCTTAGCCTCTATTATATAATAGCCGGATATGGTATCTATGAAGCTCTCCTTAATGTAATTAAAGATATCTATGAGAAATACGAGGTATCTAAAAGGATAAGCATATCGGGATTTCTGCAGGCTTTCAAAATTATCGGTTTTCTGCTGACAGTGGTTTTCGCCATAAGCCAGCTGGCGGGTAAAAGCCCGGTCTACTTTCTCTCAGGACTTGGAGCATTTACCGCCATTCTTCTTCTGGTATTCAAAGACTCCATCCTTGGCCTTGTAGCGGGAGTGCAGCTCACAACCATGGATCTTGTTCGAAAAGGGGACTGGATCGAGATGCCAAAGCACGGGGCTGACGGAGATGTGACGGATATCTCACTTACCACTATACGTGTGAGAAACTTTGACAGAACAGTTACATCTATCCCCGCATACGAGCTTGTAAGCTCATCTTTTAAAAACTGGAGAGCAATGAGTGAGGGGGGCGGAAGAAGAATCATGCGCTCTATAAATATAGACCTCAACACCATACGCTTTCTCACAGAGGAGGACCTTGAAGGGTTTAGGAAAATAAAACTGCTCAAACCGTATTTGAGTAAGAAGATGTCAGAAATTCAGGAGTTTAACCAGATTGATTGTTGCGATTCCGATCTCTCTTCTCTTGCAAACGGCAGAAGACTGACCAATATTGGTACATTCAGAGCCTACTGTACAGAGTATCTGCGCAACAACTCCGGAATTCATCAGGAGCTTATCCAGATGGTCCGGCAGCTCCAGCCCGGTCCCCAGGGTTTACCATTGCAGATATATGTTTTTACAAACAACACAGACTGGAAAGTCTTTGAATCCATACAGTCTGATATCTTCGATCATTTCCTTGCCATACTACCTGAATTCGACCTCAGATCATTTCAGTCGGTCACCGGTGCCGATCTTCTCAGGACCTCTGATAATGGTTCTGCTCTCAGGGCTGCGGCCGCCACACAATTTGACAGGACATAA